A section of the Bradyrhizobium oligotrophicum S58 genome encodes:
- a CDS encoding crotonase/enoyl-CoA hydratase family protein has translation MTDHLIVTDESETRTIKLRRPEKKNAITQAMYLGMSDAIDTAQNNPLVRCIIITGGSGVFTAGNDLEDFLHAGSAGDDAVRTSAATKFLYSLAHNVKPIIAAVDGVAIGIGTTMLFHCDYVLASTTATFATPFIHLGLVPEGASSLLMPRTMGYQRAFAMLVMGRTMTAADAQIAGFVNTVVAPGHTEVEAHKVARDICRLPAEAVAIGRKLIRTAPDELTRRIDQEAYLFAERMTSEEAVSAFKAFLSRKKKK, from the coding sequence CGTCACCGACGAAAGCGAGACCCGGACGATCAAGCTCCGGCGGCCGGAGAAGAAGAACGCGATCACCCAGGCCATGTATCTCGGCATGAGCGATGCGATCGACACGGCGCAGAACAATCCGCTGGTGCGATGCATCATCATCACCGGCGGCTCCGGCGTGTTCACCGCCGGCAACGACCTCGAGGATTTCCTGCATGCGGGCAGCGCCGGCGATGACGCCGTGCGCACCTCGGCCGCAACCAAATTCCTGTATTCGCTGGCCCACAACGTCAAGCCGATCATCGCCGCGGTCGACGGCGTCGCCATCGGCATCGGCACCACGATGCTGTTTCATTGCGACTATGTGCTGGCCTCGACGACCGCGACCTTCGCCACGCCCTTCATCCATCTCGGCCTGGTGCCGGAGGGCGCCTCGAGCCTGCTGATGCCGCGGACAATGGGCTATCAGCGGGCGTTCGCGATGCTGGTGATGGGCCGCACGATGACGGCGGCGGACGCGCAGATCGCCGGCTTCGTCAACACGGTGGTGGCGCCGGGCCATACCGAGGTCGAGGCGCACAAGGTGGCGCGCGATATCTGCCGGCTGCCGGCCGAGGCGGTGGCGATCGGGCGCAAGCTGATCCGCACCGCGCCGGACGAATTGACCCGCCGCATCGACCAGGAGGCCTATCTGTTCGCCGAGCGCATGACCTCGGAAGAGGCTGTCAGCGCCTTCAAAGCGTTCCTGTCGCGCAAGAAGAAGAAATGA
- the solA gene encoding N-methyl-L-tryptophan oxidase, with product MSQFDVIVIGCGAVGSAAVLHLAKAGRRVLGIDRFQPPHRFGSTHGETRITRAAIGEGVDYTPLAQRSHAIWRELERETGARLFAQCGCLFIPSRDGGEVHGVSSAQFFANIETAARLHGVDGETLSSERLRADYPAFATTAGDRAFLDREGGYLLVEDCVRAELAVAARHGATLLAGRRVTSFRRAADGLTVTMDDGTTASATALIVTTGPWITELIAPLRRRVHVTRQVLYWFELLSHPERFGPDTPVFIWDVTGRERAASDIYGFPWLGSPDNGVKIANEVMTGAADPDHVTREVTAEEVAATYETYVHPFLPDLGPRCLRSEVCLYTNASGGRFIIDRDPGDADVIYASACSGHGFKHSPAVGEALAAMAQGETPRVDLSDFTLGRLPAAGPA from the coding sequence ATGTCGCAGTTTGATGTGATCGTGATCGGCTGCGGCGCGGTCGGCAGCGCCGCCGTGCTGCATCTCGCCAAGGCCGGGCGCCGCGTGCTCGGCATCGACCGCTTCCAGCCGCCACATAGATTCGGCTCGACCCATGGCGAGACCCGCATCACCCGTGCGGCGATCGGCGAAGGCGTCGACTACACGCCGCTGGCGCAGCGCTCGCACGCGATCTGGCGTGAGCTGGAGCGCGAGACCGGCGCGCGGCTGTTCGCGCAATGCGGCTGCCTGTTCATCCCGAGCCGGGATGGCGGCGAGGTGCATGGCGTCAGCAGCGCGCAGTTCTTCGCCAACATCGAGACCGCGGCGCGGCTGCACGGCGTCGACGGCGAGACCCTCTCATCGGAGCGGCTGCGCGCCGACTATCCGGCCTTCGCCACCACGGCGGGCGATCGCGCCTTCCTCGATCGCGAGGGCGGCTATCTCCTGGTCGAGGACTGCGTCCGCGCCGAGCTTGCGGTGGCCGCGCGCCATGGCGCTACGCTTCTGGCCGGCCGGCGGGTCACATCGTTCCGCCGCGCCGCGGACGGACTCACGGTGACCATGGACGACGGCACGACAGCGAGCGCGACGGCGCTGATCGTCACCACAGGACCATGGATCACCGAGCTGATCGCGCCCCTGCGCCGCCGCGTCCACGTCACGCGCCAGGTGCTGTACTGGTTCGAACTCCTCTCGCATCCGGAGCGCTTCGGCCCCGATACGCCGGTGTTCATCTGGGACGTCACCGGCCGCGAGCGCGCCGCGTCCGACATCTACGGCTTTCCCTGGCTCGGCTCGCCGGATAACGGCGTGAAGATCGCCAACGAGGTCATGACAGGCGCGGCCGATCCGGATCACGTCACCCGCGAGGTCACGGCGGAGGAAGTCGCCGCGACCTACGAGACCTACGTCCACCCGTTCCTGCCGGATCTCGGCCCGCGCTGCCTGCGCAGCGAGGTCTGTCTCTACACCAATGCCAGCGGCGGCCGCTTCATCATCGATCGCGATCCCGGCGATGCCGACGTGATCTACGCCTCGGCCTGTTCCGGTCACGGCTTCAAGCATTCGCCGGCGGTCGGCGAAGCGCTGGCGGCGATGGCGCAGGGCGAGACGCCCCGCGTCGATCTCTCCGACTTCACGCTGGGCCGGCTGCCAGCAGCCGGCCCGGCATAG
- the bla gene encoding subclass B3 metallo-beta-lactamase yields the protein MKRMLLLAATLSLAAGSAAAQSLPDLMKQMIAAWNTPTEPFKVIDNIYYVGTNGLASYLITTPQGHILIDTVMPESTAQIEASIGKLGFKVADIKVILNTHAHIDHTGGLAQIKQETGAQMVAGAKDVPLLEGGFYPGREEERHLGFPPVKVDRAVHEGDTVTLGGVTLTAHETPGHSPGCTSWTTDVKDGGATRSLIFFCSATVALNQLVGRPTYPGIVDDYRKTYAWAKTAHPDILLAPHPEMYDMAGKRAKIAEGAPNPFVNPGEFNTYLDKLETQFNEGLAKQTAALQSGK from the coding sequence ATGAAAAGAATGCTGCTGCTCGCCGCGACGTTGTCGCTCGCCGCCGGCTCCGCTGCGGCGCAATCGCTGCCGGACCTGATGAAGCAGATGATCGCGGCGTGGAATACGCCGACCGAGCCGTTCAAGGTGATCGACAACATCTATTATGTCGGCACCAACGGGCTCGCCTCCTACCTCATCACGACGCCGCAGGGCCATATCCTGATCGACACCGTGATGCCGGAATCGACCGCGCAGATCGAGGCCAGCATCGGCAAGCTCGGCTTCAAGGTCGCCGACATCAAGGTCATCCTCAACACCCATGCCCATATCGACCACACCGGCGGCCTCGCGCAGATCAAGCAGGAGACCGGCGCCCAGATGGTGGCGGGCGCCAAGGACGTGCCGCTGCTCGAAGGCGGCTTCTATCCGGGCCGCGAGGAGGAGCGCCATCTCGGCTTCCCGCCGGTCAAGGTCGATCGCGCCGTGCACGAGGGCGACACGGTCACGCTTGGCGGCGTCACCTTGACGGCACATGAGACGCCCGGCCACTCGCCGGGCTGCACCAGCTGGACCACTGACGTGAAGGATGGCGGCGCCACCCGCAGCCTGATCTTCTTCTGCAGCGCCACCGTCGCCCTCAACCAGTTGGTGGGCCGGCCGACCTATCCGGGCATCGTCGACGACTACAGGAAGACCTATGCCTGGGCCAAGACGGCGCATCCCGACATCCTGCTGGCGCCGCATCCGGAGATGTACGACATGGCCGGCAAGCGGGCCAAGATCGCCGAGGGCGCGCCGAACCCGTTCGTCAACCCCGGCGAGTTCAACACCTATCTCGACAAGCTCGAGACGCAGTTCAACGAGGGCCTGGCCAAGCAGACCGCGGCGCTGCAGTCCGGCAAGTAG
- a CDS encoding bifunctional metallophosphatase/5'-nucleotidase: MSRLSRIAVACLFAGLTAVCLAALPVHAEDEPVSLRILAINDFHGNLKPPASGIRVTDPADPTKSTVVPAGGAAQMASLVKLLADGQPNTIFVAAGDLIGASPFLSAMFHDEPTIESMSQMGLALSAVGNHEFDEGKEELLRMQNGGCHPTDGCRGPQPFTGATFHYLAASTFLAGTDKTVFPSYEIRTFEDIPVAFIGLTLKGTAGIISPASAAGLDFRNEAESVNALIPELKAKGVQAIVVLIHEGGWPSGGMNECPGLSGPIVDIVKDLDSAVDIVISGHTHQAYVCTIDKRLVTSGDKFGTLVTAIDVKLDRSTRDVISATATNIVVDATLPKDPAQTALIDAYEKLAAPIANQPAGTITQVLSRMPNMSGESVLGDVIGDAQLAATSAAAKGGAVIALTNPGGIRTDLARRDDGAVTYADVFASQPFRNQLVTVTLTGAEIKAALEQQWLDPARPRILQVSDGFAYAFDAKQPAGARIDPVTMTLNGKTIDPAASYRVTINNYLALGGDGFTAFKTGRDPIVGPYDDEALFAYLKSNSPLAPPPRGRILNKAP, from the coding sequence ATGAGCCGCCTCAGCCGCATCGCCGTCGCCTGTCTTTTCGCCGGTCTCACGGCAGTGTGTCTCGCCGCCCTGCCCGTTCACGCCGAGGACGAGCCGGTGTCGTTGCGCATCCTCGCCATCAACGACTTCCACGGCAATCTGAAACCGCCGGCATCGGGCATCCGCGTCACCGATCCCGCCGATCCGACCAAGAGCACCGTGGTCCCTGCCGGCGGCGCCGCGCAGATGGCAAGCCTGGTCAAGCTGCTCGCCGACGGCCAGCCCAACACGATCTTCGTCGCCGCCGGCGACCTGATCGGCGCCAGCCCATTCCTGTCGGCGATGTTCCACGACGAGCCGACCATCGAATCGATGTCGCAGATGGGGCTCGCATTGTCGGCGGTCGGCAATCACGAGTTCGACGAGGGCAAGGAGGAGCTGCTGCGGATGCAGAACGGCGGCTGCCATCCGACCGATGGCTGCCGCGGCCCGCAACCTTTCACCGGCGCCACCTTCCACTATCTCGCCGCCTCGACCTTCCTCGCCGGCACCGACAAGACGGTGTTTCCGTCCTACGAAATCCGCACCTTCGAGGACATCCCGGTCGCCTTCATCGGGCTGACGTTGAAGGGGACCGCGGGCATCATCTCGCCGGCGAGCGCGGCCGGGCTCGACTTCCGCAACGAGGCCGAGAGCGTCAACGCGCTGATCCCGGAGCTTAAGGCCAAGGGCGTGCAGGCAATCGTCGTGTTGATCCACGAGGGCGGCTGGCCGTCCGGTGGCATGAACGAATGCCCCGGCCTCTCAGGCCCGATCGTCGACATCGTCAAGGATCTCGACAGCGCGGTCGACATCGTGATCTCCGGCCACACCCATCAGGCCTATGTTTGCACCATCGACAAGCGGCTCGTCACCTCCGGCGACAAGTTCGGCACGCTGGTGACCGCGATCGACGTCAAGCTCGACCGCTCGACGCGCGACGTGATCAGCGCCACCGCGACCAACATCGTGGTCGACGCCACACTGCCGAAGGACCCGGCGCAGACCGCGCTGATCGACGCGTATGAGAAGCTCGCCGCGCCGATCGCCAACCAGCCCGCCGGCACCATCACGCAGGTGTTGTCGCGCATGCCCAACATGTCCGGCGAGAGCGTGCTCGGCGACGTCATCGGCGATGCCCAGCTCGCAGCCACGTCAGCCGCCGCCAAGGGCGGCGCGGTGATCGCGCTGACCAATCCCGGCGGCATCCGCACCGATCTCGCCCGTCGCGATGACGGCGCCGTCACCTACGCCGACGTGTTCGCGAGCCAGCCGTTCCGCAACCAGCTGGTGACCGTGACCTTGACGGGCGCCGAGATCAAGGCGGCGCTGGAGCAGCAATGGCTCGATCCGGCGCGGCCACGCATCCTGCAGGTCTCCGATGGCTTCGCCTATGCCTTCGATGCGAAACAGCCCGCCGGCGCACGCATCGATCCCGTGACCATGACGCTGAACGGCAAGACGATCGATCCGGCCGCGTCCTATCGCGTGACCATCAACAACTATCTCGCGCTCGGCGGCGACGGCTTCACCGCGTTCAAGACCGGCCGCGATCCCATCGTCGGTCCCTATGACGACGAAGCGCTGTTTGCATATCTGAAGTCCAACAGCCCGCTGGCCCCGCCGCCGCGCGGCCGCATCCTCAACAAGGCGCCATGA
- a CDS encoding histone deacetylase family protein → MSTLYLSHEACLDHATPSGHPERADRLRAVEEALTEERFVLLDRDEAPEADIELALLCHNEHYVTELRQMAPTSGIIYLDGDTSMSPGTWEAVMRGVGGAVAATESVMSGRHKNAFVAVRPPGHHAEIAKPMGFCFFDNVAIAARYAQRTFGIERAAIVDFDVHHGNGTQDIFWADKSVMYCSTHQMPLFPGTGARGERGEHDTIVNAPLASEDGSLEFRSAFENLILPQLTKFSPELVIISAGFDAHYRDPLASLNLRAEDFGWVTRKLMDLADKTAGGRVVSVLEGGYDLQGLKESVSAHVAALTGA, encoded by the coding sequence ATGTCGACGCTGTATCTCTCTCATGAAGCCTGCCTCGATCACGCCACGCCCTCGGGACACCCCGAGCGCGCCGATCGCTTGCGCGCCGTCGAGGAAGCACTGACCGAGGAACGCTTCGTTCTGCTCGACCGCGACGAGGCTCCCGAGGCCGACATCGAGCTGGCCCTGCTCTGCCACAACGAGCACTACGTCACCGAATTGCGCCAGATGGCTCCGACCTCGGGCATCATCTATCTCGACGGCGACACCTCGATGTCGCCCGGCACCTGGGAAGCCGTGATGCGCGGCGTCGGCGGCGCCGTGGCCGCGACCGAGTCCGTCATGTCCGGGCGGCACAAGAACGCCTTCGTCGCCGTGCGCCCGCCCGGTCACCATGCCGAGATCGCGAAGCCGATGGGCTTCTGCTTCTTCGACAACGTCGCGATCGCGGCCCGCTATGCCCAGCGCACCTTCGGCATCGAGCGCGCCGCCATCGTCGATTTCGACGTCCACCACGGCAACGGCACCCAGGACATCTTCTGGGCCGACAAGAGCGTGATGTACTGCTCGACCCACCAGATGCCGCTGTTTCCGGGCACCGGCGCCCGCGGCGAGCGCGGCGAGCACGACACCATCGTCAATGCGCCGCTGGCCTCCGAGGACGGCAGCCTGGAGTTCCGCTCGGCGTTCGAGAACCTCATCCTGCCGCAGCTGACCAAGTTCAGCCCCGAGCTCGTGATCATCTCGGCCGGCTTCGACGCCCATTATCGCGATCCGCTGGCGTCGCTGAACCTGCGCGCGGAAGATTTCGGCTGGGTGACCCGGAAGCTGATGGATCTCGCCGACAAAACCGCTGGCGGCCGCGTTGTCTCCGTGCTGGAAGGCGGCTATGACCTTCAAGGACTTAAAGAATCCGTATCGGCCCATGTTGCGGCGCTGACCGGGGCGTGA
- a CDS encoding exodeoxyribonuclease VII small subunit has product MADNTVTDVKKLSFERAIEELESIVKRLEDGKVPLEESVAIYERGEALKRRCEELLRQAEARVEKITTDASGRATGTAPLDVQ; this is encoded by the coding sequence ATGGCGGACAACACCGTAACCGACGTCAAGAAGCTGTCGTTCGAGCGCGCGATCGAGGAGCTGGAATCGATCGTGAAGCGGCTTGAGGACGGCAAGGTGCCGCTCGAGGAGTCGGTGGCGATCTATGAACGCGGCGAGGCGCTGAAGCGGCGCTGCGAGGAGCTGCTGCGCCAGGCCGAAGCCCGGGTCGAGAAGATCACCACCGACGCCAGCGGCCGCGCGACCGGGACCGCGCCGCTCGACGTGCAATAG
- the dxs gene encoding 1-deoxy-D-xylulose-5-phosphate synthase → MTTFSKTPLLDTIKTPEDLRRLKVEQVRQVADELRQETIDAVSVTGGHFGAGLGVVELTTAIHYVFDTPRDRLIWDVGHQAYPHKILTGRRDRIRTLRTGGGLSGFTKRTESDYDPFGAAHSSTSISAGLGMAVARDLAGGKNNVIAVIGDGAMSAGMAYEAMNNAGAMNSRLIVILNDNDMSIAPPVGAMSAYLSRLYSGKTYRTLRDAAKQLGQHLPKVIANRASRVEEYSRGFMMDGGTLFEELGFYYVGPIDGHNLDHLLPVLKNVRDMETGPILVHVVTQKGKGYSPAEAAADKYHAVAKFDIATGTQAKAKPNAPAYQNVFGQSLVKEAEKDDKIVGITAAMPSGTGIDIFAKAFPKRTFDVGIAEQHAVTFAAGLASEGYKPFCAIYSTFLQRGYDQIVHDVAIQSLPVRFAIDRAGLVGADGATHAGSFDNAYLGCLPNMVIMAASDEAELVHMVATQVAINDKPSAVRYPRGEGRGVEMPEFGVALPIGKGRMIRQGKQVALLSFGTRLAECEKAADELAAHGLSASIADARFMKPLDEELVMKLAREHDILITIEEGSIGGFGSHVMQYLADQGMLDGGLKMRSMVLPDEFQDHDTPAAMYARAGLDAKGIVRKVFEALGKDYKAEVVKLA, encoded by the coding sequence GTGACCACATTTAGTAAGACGCCGCTTCTCGACACCATCAAGACTCCGGAAGATCTGCGCCGGCTGAAGGTCGAGCAGGTCCGGCAGGTCGCCGACGAACTGCGCCAGGAGACCATCGACGCGGTCTCGGTGACCGGCGGCCACTTTGGCGCGGGTCTCGGCGTGGTCGAGCTGACCACCGCGATCCACTACGTGTTCGACACGCCCCGCGATCGCCTGATCTGGGACGTCGGCCACCAGGCCTATCCGCACAAGATCCTGACCGGTCGCCGCGACCGCATCCGGACACTCCGCACCGGCGGCGGCCTCTCCGGCTTCACCAAGCGCACCGAGAGCGACTACGATCCGTTTGGCGCCGCGCACTCCTCCACCTCGATTTCCGCCGGCCTCGGCATGGCCGTCGCCCGTGACCTCGCGGGCGGCAAGAACAACGTGATCGCAGTGATCGGCGACGGCGCGATGTCCGCCGGCATGGCGTACGAGGCCATGAACAATGCCGGCGCGATGAACTCCCGCCTGATCGTGATCCTCAACGACAACGACATGTCGATCGCCCCGCCGGTCGGCGCGATGTCGGCCTATCTGTCGCGTCTGTACTCCGGCAAGACCTACCGCACCCTGCGCGATGCCGCGAAGCAGCTCGGCCAGCATCTGCCGAAGGTGATCGCCAACCGCGCCAGCCGCGTCGAGGAATATTCGCGCGGCTTCATGATGGACGGCGGCACGCTGTTCGAGGAGCTCGGCTTCTATTATGTCGGCCCGATCGACGGCCATAACCTCGACCATCTGCTCCCGGTGCTGAAGAACGTGCGCGACATGGAGACCGGCCCGATCCTGGTCCACGTCGTGACCCAGAAGGGAAAGGGCTACTCGCCGGCGGAAGCCGCGGCCGACAAATATCACGCCGTGGCCAAGTTCGACATCGCCACCGGCACCCAGGCCAAGGCCAAGCCGAACGCGCCCGCCTATCAGAACGTGTTCGGCCAGAGCCTGGTCAAGGAAGCCGAGAAGGACGACAAGATCGTTGGCATCACCGCCGCGATGCCGTCCGGCACCGGCATCGACATCTTCGCCAAGGCGTTCCCGAAGCGCACCTTCGACGTCGGCATCGCCGAGCAGCATGCGGTGACCTTCGCCGCCGGTCTTGCCAGCGAAGGCTACAAGCCGTTCTGCGCGATCTACTCGACCTTCCTGCAGCGCGGCTACGACCAGATCGTGCATGACGTCGCGATCCAGAGCCTGCCGGTGCGCTTCGCGATCGACCGCGCCGGCCTGGTCGGTGCCGACGGCGCCACCCACGCCGGCTCGTTCGACAACGCCTATCTCGGCTGCCTGCCGAACATGGTGATCATGGCGGCGTCCGACGAGGCCGAGCTGGTGCACATGGTGGCGACCCAGGTCGCGATCAACGACAAGCCGAGCGCGGTGCGCTATCCGCGCGGCGAAGGCCGCGGCGTCGAGATGCCGGAATTCGGCGTCGCCTTGCCGATCGGCAAGGGCCGCATGATCCGCCAGGGCAAGCAGGTCGCGTTGCTCTCGTTCGGCACCCGTCTTGCCGAGTGCGAGAAGGCGGCCGACGAGCTCGCCGCGCACGGCCTGTCCGCCTCGATCGCCGATGCGCGCTTCATGAAGCCGCTCGACGAGGAGCTGGTGATGAAGCTTGCCCGCGAGCACGACATCCTGATCACGATCGAGGAAGGCTCGATCGGCGGCTTCGGCTCCCATGTCATGCAGTACCTCGCCGACCAGGGCATGCTCGACGGCGGCCTGAAGATGCGCTCGATGGTGCTGCCGGACGAGTTCCAGGATCACGATACGCCGGCGGCGATGTACGCGCGCGCCGGGCTCGACGCCAAGGGCATCGTCCGCAAGGTGTTCGAGGCGCTCGGCAAGGACTACAAGGCTGAGGTGGTCAAGCTCGCCTGA
- a CDS encoding nucleoside 2-deoxyribosyltransferase → MKIYLAGPDVFLPDALEIGRRKVAICARHGLTGLYPLDNDVDLAASDASRVIFRGNEMMMDDADAIIANLTPFRGPGADAGTVYELGYMAGRSKLCLGYCNDPTLYADRVRRFTSVAERDGRLVDAEGLTVEDFSLPDNLMMIHALELHGHPLVLPRERPKDVWHDLAAFEICVKLAAERLGAES, encoded by the coding sequence ATGAAGATTTATCTGGCAGGTCCTGACGTGTTCCTGCCGGATGCTCTTGAGATCGGCCGGCGCAAGGTCGCGATCTGCGCGCGCCACGGCCTGACCGGCCTCTATCCCCTGGACAATGACGTCGACCTCGCCGCCTCCGATGCCTCGCGCGTGATCTTCCGCGGCAACGAGATGATGATGGACGATGCCGATGCCATCATCGCCAATCTCACCCCGTTTCGCGGCCCCGGGGCCGATGCAGGCACCGTCTACGAACTCGGCTACATGGCCGGCCGCAGCAAGCTCTGCCTCGGCTATTGCAACGATCCCACGCTCTATGCCGATCGCGTGCGGCGCTTCACGTCGGTGGCCGAGCGAGACGGACGCCTGGTCGATGCCGAGGGCCTGACGGTCGAGGATTTCAGCCTGCCCGACAATCTGATGATGATCCACGCGCTCGAGCTGCACGGCCATCCGCTGGTGCTGCCGCGCGAGCGGCCGAAGGATGTCTGGCACGATCTGGCGGCGTTCGAGATTTGCGTGAAGCTCGCGGCGGAGCGGCTGGGCGCGGAATCGTAG
- a CDS encoding TlyA family RNA methyltransferase produces MSPPRKRADVLLVERGLFESRARAQAAIEAGLVFANDKLVAKASEGIPADAVLQAEPAHPWVSRGGVKLAAALEHYGIEVEDHVCLDVGASTGGFTEVLLANGAAVVFAVDVGRDQLHPSLRDHPKIVSMEQTDIRSYDGKRLPQRPDIVVIDCSFISLKQVLPVALSLAASPMSLLALVKPQFEAKGAHGKGGIIKDTAVHEAVCADIAVFAASLGCSDVEIFPSSIKGGDGNAEFFLGARRHG; encoded by the coding sequence ATGTCCCCTCCCCGCAAACGCGCTGATGTCCTCCTGGTCGAACGCGGCCTGTTCGAGAGCCGTGCGCGGGCGCAGGCGGCGATCGAGGCTGGCCTGGTGTTCGCCAACGACAAGCTCGTCGCGAAGGCTTCGGAAGGCATTCCGGCCGACGCCGTGCTGCAGGCCGAGCCAGCGCATCCCTGGGTCTCGCGCGGGGGCGTGAAGCTTGCGGCGGCGCTGGAGCACTACGGCATCGAGGTCGAAGACCACGTGTGCCTCGATGTCGGCGCCTCCACCGGCGGCTTCACCGAGGTGCTGCTGGCGAATGGCGCGGCCGTGGTGTTCGCGGTCGATGTCGGCCGTGATCAGTTGCACCCATCGCTGCGCGATCATCCGAAGATCGTCTCGATGGAGCAGACCGATATCCGCAGCTATGACGGCAAGCGCCTGCCGCAGCGGCCTGACATCGTCGTGATCGACTGCAGCTTCATCTCGCTGAAACAGGTGCTGCCCGTTGCATTGTCGCTGGCGGCATCGCCGATGAGCCTGCTGGCGCTGGTCAAGCCGCAATTCGAGGCCAAGGGCGCGCACGGCAAGGGCGGCATTATCAAGGACACGGCCGTGCATGAGGCCGTCTGTGCCGACATCGCCGTCTTTGCGGCCTCGCTCGGCTGCAGCGACGTCGAGATCTTTCCGTCATCGATCAAGGGCGGCGACGGCAACGCCGAATTCTTCCTGGGAGCGCGCCGCCATGGTTGA
- a CDS encoding class I SAM-dependent RNA methyltransferase — MVERLIIDHVGHRGDGVSLASGEALYVPYTLAGETVETAAIPGHPDRRKLLAVETASRERIAPFCPHFGVCGGCAIQHWQPAHYQAWKRNIVIETLRAARIECELAPLIDAHGTGRRRATFHARMGTHDILRVGFSAANSHDIVPIDRCPILDPGLDGALEAAWALAEALKPTGKPLDIQATATSNGLDVDIRGSGPLPPPRIAALSRLAEQHRLARLTRHGELVLMRDAPVVTMGTAQVTLPPGSFLQATVQGEETLAQLVMERTGKAKHVADLFCGVGPFALRLATRARVTAMDNDTGSIAALQKAAGTPGLKPIKAETRDLFRRPLMPPELREIDAVVFDPPRQGAQAQAKQLAASKVPVIVAVSCNVTTFARDIRMLLDGGYKLETVVPVDQFRHTPHVELVARLVR, encoded by the coding sequence ATGGTTGAACGTCTGATCATCGACCATGTCGGCCATCGCGGCGACGGCGTCTCGCTGGCATCTGGCGAAGCGCTCTACGTGCCCTACACGCTGGCGGGCGAGACCGTCGAAACCGCCGCCATTCCCGGCCATCCCGACCGCCGCAAGCTGCTCGCGGTGGAGACGGCGAGCCGTGAGCGGATCGCGCCGTTCTGTCCGCATTTCGGCGTCTGCGGCGGCTGCGCGATCCAGCATTGGCAGCCGGCGCACTACCAGGCCTGGAAGCGCAACATCGTCATCGAGACGCTGCGCGCCGCCAGGATCGAGTGCGAGCTGGCTCCGCTGATCGATGCCCACGGCACCGGCCGCCGCCGCGCGACCTTCCACGCCCGCATGGGCACCCATGACATTCTCAGGGTCGGATTCTCGGCAGCCAACAGCCACGACATCGTCCCGATCGACCGATGCCCGATCCTCGATCCCGGCCTCGACGGTGCGCTGGAGGCCGCATGGGCGCTGGCGGAGGCGCTGAAGCCGACCGGCAAGCCGCTCGACATTCAGGCGACCGCGACCAGCAACGGCCTCGACGTCGACATCCGCGGCTCCGGGCCGCTGCCGCCGCCACGCATCGCCGCCTTGTCCCGCCTCGCCGAGCAGCATCGCCTGGCGCGGCTGACCCGCCATGGCGAGCTGGTGCTGATGCGCGATGCGCCCGTGGTCACGATGGGCACGGCGCAGGTGACCTTGCCGCCCGGCTCGTTCCTGCAGGCCACCGTGCAAGGCGAGGAGACGCTGGCGCAGCTGGTGATGGAGCGCACGGGCAAGGCCAAGCACGTCGCCGACCTGTTCTGCGGCGTCGGCCCGTTCGCGCTGCGGCTCGCCACGCGCGCACGCGTCACCGCCATGGACAATGACACGGGCTCGATCGCAGCGCTGCAGAAGGCGGCGGGTACGCCCGGCCTCAAGCCGATCAAGGCCGAGACGCGCGACCTGTTTCGCCGTCCGCTGATGCCGCCGGAATTGCGCGAGATCGACGCCGTCGTGTTCGACCCGCCGCGCCAAGGCGCACAGGCCCAGGCCAAACAGCTCGCAGCCAGCAAGGTGCCGGTGATTGTCGCGGTGTCGTGTAACGTCACGACGTTCGCGCGCGATATCCGCATGCTGCTCGACGGCGGCTACAAGCTCGAGACCGTGGTGCCCGTCGACCAATTCCGGCATACGCCGCATGTCGAGCTGGTGGCGCGGCTGGTTCGGTGA